The sequence gtttttactcattcaacttgcatatattttaaatggtttacaaaatgtttaatcggtttctacgaaagattatttcTAGTGTCTTCCGTttgatttgaaaaccaaactcgatttaattcatcggtgttcaatatttcaacaACCGagttattgtagctcaacgatgatCCTCCTAATCGATCCTGTCAGTTTCAGATTCAAGTCCCGTTGATTGCGGgtagtttttttaatttatttaggtAGCTTTGTTGTTTTTTAGTAGTTTCTTTGTCCGAGATAACAAGTCTCAAGTCAACATTTAAATTCTGTCGATAATACGAGCACTTAcattatatttttgtaatatcAAACAATATCtcatacttaaaaaaaaaataaaaaaaaatgagcaTATATAGCTACTTCACAATGATAACTCATGCCCGGTGTAATGAACTTTAATATACCAACCGACAGTTTAAAAGGCAGTCCTCGAGTTGTATCCTTCGGGAAAAACAAAAGGGccgatttttttatatagtaCTTACCGCTCCTAAATGCCTGCCTTGGAAAAATTCTGCAATatccaatattatttttttcattcataTACTATACATAATATATACTCATTCATATACTATACATAATATATACAATTAATATGTTTAGTATAACAATTAACTAAAAAACcaaaagattttcaaaaataaataataggtTAAACACTCCGATCCCCTTTAATATTGTAAATACACAGCCACAAAATATCATCTCCTCCAATAATTTATTTGCTATCCTTATTCtttgtgtattaaaatatagcCAAAGAACTTTGTCACACCTGTAAAgttgaaatatgaaaaattcaaactaaaattaaacaatgcttaatatatttttagaaattCGATTGGAGCTAGCCTCATTTTAGTTACTTATGAGAAAGATCGAATTCCATGTATTAATTAAAGTCCTTCAATGAATTTTGattagtcaatttttttttaaaaaaaaattgtaatgatTATTTCAATAGACGTTAATAGTAGCAATTGTGTGACATACAAGTCagtgaagaaaacaaaattattataattcctCAATTTTCCTCAGATCCATGTTCATGACATAGACAAATAGAGCCTGCATACGTTGCCTGAGagaacatatatataataatatatatgtatgtagaGATTATGTTACTCATGAGATTGAATGAATGCTCAATTCCAAGAAAATAGTTAGGATCAAAGATGTAGATCCAAACTCACGTGATCTTGCATTCCAGGCCTGGATTCATACCCGAACCGATTCTGAGAATTAGGGTTGCTGCTAGTAAAAGATGTAAATGGAGTCTGCCCCAGATACTGATGCATCGGCACCATGATAGAGCGTTCCCGAGAACCGAAAGACGATGAACTATGAGAGTCCGGGATACGCCACAGCCCCAAAGGGCTCCCATTAATGGCGGCCGGTTGATGCGAATTAAACGAGCCATAGCCGCTGCTGCCGTAAAGCCTGCTGCCGGTATTACCTGTACCGCTTTTGCTACTGCTGTTCCATGAGTGATAAGACAAAGGTAGGGAGAGGGCCGATCCTAGGCGCGAGTAGTTCATCAGGCCGTAGACTTGTGCCTCGGACTGCAAGTGGGCTCGTTTCGCATGCTGGCGCTCCCTCTTGTGCGCGTTCTGGTGGCCCCCCAGTGCTTGTGAAGTGGGGAAGTTCCGGCAGCAGTAATGGCATTCGAATTTCCTGTTGCTACTGATATCTGAATTGTTTTCATTACTTCCGATCAAGTCCTTGTTTGCATCATGATCCTCTTCTCGATCATTATTGTTAACTTTGTTGTTCTCATGGGGGTCTTCGTGAATACCGTTGTTGCCTCCGAATTCTTTGCCGAAAAGCCTAATGGCACCAGCAGAAGACCCCTTCTCTTTGACGAGCGGCGTGGGGCGAATAAAGGGCAACTGGGCGAAGGACTCGACGTTCATGAAATCTCGAGTCTCGCTCTGATCCATCTTCAACTCCATGGAATTTACTACAAAAGCTGGAGTTAGAGAGGCCGggtgtaaatatatttttgagcaCTATCTGCAGAAAGCAAATCAAAATCAGCCTAGCTAGAAATGAAAATGGGAGTGAGCAGCTAATGGAGAAAAGCGAATGTGAAAGAGGAGGGGATTTTCTTGAatgtggtggtggtggtggtggggtCAAAAACGGGGAGTGGTCATTGATCCATTGATTAATATTGGAGCTAAACCTCAATTCTTTTGATGAATGAACTGGGGATCAAGATAAGGTCCCCCCATGCAGCAACTCTTTCTCCGAGTTTTGATAGCAATATgtgtaataatatataaatggaCTTGTTTTCAGCTTCCATTTTGGCCTTTCCCTCCCTTCACttttaaagttttttatttatttatttgaacttCGATCCATGATATTTATTGTTCCAAGGATAGAAATGACTGTCATTGTCCTACAATAACGACCACTTCTATCACTACTTTTATTTGAGCATTATTTCCTCGTTCTGTGTTGAAAAGAAGGTAAGGAATTGAAAACAAACCCTTATATTAATTTCAGCATAATTTGCctaaaataaacaatttaatgTAAACCATCAAAAGGTcagattttattttacatatcaCCCCTTTTCTCGATCtgtcacacatatatataatacaatCTTTGGtcaaatattgaaatatttatgtcCCTAATTACTTTCTGATCAGATTGATATATAGCTAAAAGCAATGAATTAAATGTCGTGTATGATGATCAGATCAATAAGTCATGTTggtaatatacaaaaaaaataaaataaaataaaattgtgtgtAATTAGTTATTTGAATGAATTAATGAAATGAGAGAGATGTGAGGAGAAAGAAGGTGGAAGGGGTTGGGTGGGTCTGAGTCAGGGATGAGGTACAAATACTTCTTAAATACTTGTGTAAGTATTTGTTGGAGCCATTCTGTGCAGTAGGCCTAAGAAATCCAACCAAGAATATTGCATACAACatccattaatttttttttatccaactTATTGAAATATGAGCACTACAACATTGCAATTTTCGGAGattaatttaatcatttttcattacgTCAGCGATACATCGGTGACATATCAACGCTACATTGTAAAAAGACTGAAATTGTAGAAAACAAAGACAAAGATAACAAACTAAGTGAGCCGTACCTATGGTCGATGGGGCCtgaaaccaaaatttaaaaatgagttatcttgtaattataaataaagttaaaattcagttatcaaattataaatacaataaataatacataaatacacaagaaacaatatattatataaaaaaacaagtcaataaatatttacataaataataatcgtctaattattttagatgaaaaatatttctcaaattTGTATAATCCAGTTTTCGGATCATATCTTTGTCAATCAACGACATAACTAGCTCATTTAATCTATTTTGTGACATTATTGATCGAAAACTTCAATAACTTCTGTTATTAGGATGTTTAATTAACAAAATCTTATAGACAATATAAGTATTTGAGAATAAATCATTCAGTTTTATCAAACAATATAGCATcttaaaaaattgttgaagCTCTATACAATACTTCCTCAAGTTAGTTAAAAATTAACTCGTCAACTTATCCAAACTCAACAAATGCCCCAAAATCTCTTGATATTGTTTAAATCGTTCAAAACGAACTTGAAGAAAAGATCGAGTTTGatcaattataaacaaaaattattcaaattactcttctttttatttaatatgaggcTAAAAACTTTATTTCAGTAAGTCATcaactcaaaatatatatattagacTCCCTCAAGGACCGGATTCCGGTGGCTTCCTTGACCTCATAAAAGATCCGGCCCTAACTAAGTCTAACAATTAGCAATTAATAAACACGATCAAATATAAAGTTGTTCTATATATGGTTTTTCTaggaaaaaagaagaaggaAGAATTGATGGTCCAACTCGAGTGCCTGCATGGGATATTTTTGCTGTTACAGTGTTAGCAATGCCTTGAAAGATTTGGTAAACTTGCATGTGGAACTGTCTCATGTATAAATAATATGAATACCATTTAATTCATAAGACATAATGAGATCGATTCACTGTTAGGTCTTCTGCTGCAGCACGTCCGTACACGCGAATTACTAATTATTTTGTAGTTAGGTCCCCTCCCTTTTATTTTAATCTTTATGTACGGAactgattatttattaataattgcTTATAATTAAGACCAtggttttatcataaagttttatttttattaattgacACTTTCTCGAACCAtaacatagtttttttttttaattcggttttgatcataaatttttttatgtaataattttcttatgaaaaccatgttttcaaattatttagttttgtaataaattttttattcattattaGTACTTTCTCAAACCGTAcgtaaaatagtttttttttggtCAGGTTTCGATCATGATAAATTTTATCACGTACGGCACAGATTAATTAATAACTactaattaa comes from Primulina huaijiensis isolate GDHJ02 chromosome 2, ASM1229523v2, whole genome shotgun sequence and encodes:
- the LOC140959691 gene encoding zinc finger protein 8-like, producing the protein MELKMDQSETRDFMNVESFAQLPFIRPTPLVKEKGSSAGAIRLFGKEFGGNNGIHEDPHENNKVNNNDREEDHDANKDLIGSNENNSDISSNRKFECHYCCRNFPTSQALGGHQNAHKRERQHAKRAHLQSEAQVYGLMNYSRLGSALSLPLSYHSWNSSSKSGTGNTGSRLYGSSGYGSFNSHQPAAINGSPLGLWRIPDSHSSSSFGSRERSIMVPMHQYLGQTPFTSFTSSNPNSQNRFGYESRPGMQDHVSLDLHL